A genomic window from Limnochordia bacterium includes:
- the cas6 gene encoding CRISPR-associated endoribonuclease Cas6 — MQIKLTLQNEPSGLVWLPRANLHILQAFVYQLFSERLACFLHNEGFPFEKRTFKLFTFSWLSGVEPIKIIKDMVVLRSPLTLHISSPLLHILQDAATGALTKDSVRLGNNELYCAGVEVIDQKVTDDAIVIRALSPITCYSTLRKEDGKPYTVFYEPIEQEFQQQIDQNLRKKHSICWPTQPISEQRVVLEPVDKPRRQIAVFSRETKMPTKGWWGTFRVHGPRELLQVGVNAGFGSKNSSGWGCVEVLKSRE, encoded by the coding sequence ATGCAAATCAAGTTGACCTTACAAAATGAACCTAGTGGTTTGGTATGGTTACCCCGAGCTAACCTACATATTCTTCAGGCCTTTGTGTACCAGCTCTTTTCCGAGCGGCTTGCGTGCTTCTTACACAATGAAGGATTTCCCTTTGAGAAGCGGACCTTCAAACTATTCACCTTTTCTTGGCTTAGTGGAGTAGAACCGATTAAGATCATCAAAGACATGGTTGTCCTTCGTTCACCCCTTACCCTGCATATTTCTTCGCCACTACTACATATTCTTCAAGATGCAGCTACCGGTGCCCTTACGAAGGATTCAGTTCGCCTGGGGAACAACGAATTATACTGTGCTGGCGTGGAAGTTATTGATCAGAAAGTGACTGACGATGCCATAGTGATCCGCGCGCTCTCTCCTATAACCTGCTATTCGACACTGCGCAAAGAGGACGGCAAACCATATACCGTCTTCTATGAACCGATAGAACAAGAATTCCAGCAACAAATCGATCAGAATCTACGGAAGAAGCACTCGATTTGCTGGCCTACCCAGCCCATTTCGGAACAGAGAGTTGTACTGGAGCCTGTGGACAAGCCTAGACGACAGATTGCTGTTTTCAGCAGGGAAACAAAAATGCCAACCAAGGGTTGGTGGGGCACCTTCCGGGTCCATGGTCCCAGGGAATTGCTGCAAGTAGGGGTTAACGCTGGTTTTGGCAGTAAGAATAGCAGTGGTTGGGGTTGTGTTGAGGTGTTGAAATCGAGGGAATAA
- a CDS encoding DUF523 domain-containing protein, with protein sequence MMLISACLVGIKCRYDGKSQCNKLACKLVQEGRAIPVCPEQLGGLSTPRVPCEIKGTDGKAVLQGLAKVVSKDGEDVTNSFVLGAMETLKLADLTGIKQAILKDNSPSCGSRMIHDGSFTGSKKPGMGVTAALLEGKGILILTERDL encoded by the coding sequence TTGATGCTAATCAGTGCCTGCCTAGTGGGTATCAAATGCCGCTATGATGGTAAGAGCCAATGTAATAAGTTGGCGTGCAAACTAGTACAAGAAGGACGGGCTATACCCGTATGCCCAGAGCAGCTTGGGGGGCTTTCTACGCCACGTGTCCCTTGCGAGATCAAAGGAACTGACGGCAAAGCGGTGCTACAGGGTCTCGCAAAGGTTGTAAGTAAAGACGGTGAAGATGTGACCAATTCTTTTGTTTTGGGCGCCATGGAGACTCTCAAATTGGCAGACCTAACAGGGATAAAGCAGGCCATTCTTAAAGACAATAGCCCATCTTGTGGCTCTAGGATGATTCATGACGGGAGTTTCACGGGGAGTAAGAAACCGGGCATGGGTGTGACGGCCGCATTATTAGAAGGTAAAGGGATCCTGATCCTGACGGAACGCGATCTTTAA
- the ytvI gene encoding sporulation integral membrane protein YtvI: MGKINWSKLDLKKVGIPLLIVMGLIITLYLLARLLSAVTTEILPSIIVLLRYVLISLIPFIVALILAELLDPVVGFLQSRLKFPRSLAVLLTLGTVIVVFGYILVMMFSKVMTELWELANLLPQYRVEISDSINNLLIQYEEFSSNLPKPVSAKIQETIETFGKSLEGTAIQLVNSILNALSGLPSSMFVIVVIFLGTYIISRDKNTIINAMTQLTPRKWREPLNLLRDRITIDIIGLIKSQLFFVAITVAIASFGYFLIGSRYWLLLALATGILDIIPVIGPGFLMLPWALFSFLLGHPKVSVGLVVLYLTILIVRQVIQPYVMGDTIGVHPLAMLISMYAGIVFFGPWGLLIGPVLVIVIKAIVRTYVALRKGEA, from the coding sequence TTGGGTAAGATCAATTGGTCTAAGCTTGACTTGAAAAAAGTGGGAATCCCCTTACTTATTGTGATGGGACTCATCATCACTTTGTATTTGCTTGCTCGACTACTTAGTGCAGTAACAACTGAGATACTACCCTCGATAATCGTGTTGCTCCGTTATGTTCTGATCAGTTTGATCCCATTTATTGTAGCTTTGATCTTGGCAGAACTGTTAGATCCAGTGGTTGGTTTTTTACAAAGCAGACTGAAGTTTCCCCGTTCCTTGGCTGTTTTACTCACTTTAGGCACCGTTATAGTAGTCTTCGGTTATATCCTGGTGATGATGTTTAGCAAGGTGATGACCGAACTGTGGGAACTTGCCAATCTACTGCCCCAATACCGGGTGGAGATCAGCGACTCCATCAATAATCTGCTGATTCAATACGAGGAATTTAGTAGCAACCTGCCAAAACCAGTCAGCGCCAAGATCCAGGAGACTATCGAGACCTTTGGCAAGTCTTTGGAGGGTACAGCCATACAGCTGGTAAATAGCATCCTCAATGCCCTTTCGGGGTTACCTTCCTCTATGTTTGTGATCGTGGTCATCTTCCTGGGAACATATATCATCAGCCGAGATAAGAATACCATTATTAATGCCATGACTCAGCTTACCCCGCGAAAATGGCGTGAACCATTGAACCTTTTGAGGGATCGGATCACAATTGATATCATCGGGTTAATCAAATCACAGCTCTTTTTCGTAGCTATTACAGTGGCGATAGCTTCCTTTGGGTATTTCTTGATCGGCAGCCGCTATTGGTTGTTACTAGCTTTAGCCACCGGGATTTTGGACATCATTCCAGTAATTGGCCCAGGCTTTCTCATGCTACCGTGGGCTTTGTTCTCCTTCCTGCTCGGGCATCCGAAGGTCTCTGTTGGCCTAGTTGTGCTGTATCTAACAATCCTCATTGTTCGACAGGTAATCCAGCCCTATGTAATGGGAGACACCATCGGTGTCCATCCGCTAGCCATGTTGATCTCCATGTACGCCGGGATCGTGTTTTTTGGTCCCTGGGGTCTTCTTATTGGACCCGTTCTGGTGATTGTGATTAAGGCCATTGTTAGAACCTATGTAGCTTTACGAAAGGGCGAGGCCTGA
- a CDS encoding prepilin peptidase has protein sequence MLYLLLFATGGVIGSFLNACIYRLPRRISMVFPPSACPRCKHRLGALDLVPVLSYLCLRGRCRYCHGAIPTRYLIVELLAGVWLPVSWWMTREVASFLWFSVNGLLLLLAGIIDKETGLIPNKVTYGGAAFGLAYYGLKQLDMLPPALLGGLVGFGTILFIRLIYPKSIGMGDAKLLGYIGIITGPGQALLVLFLAAVFGLISNIHLFVRRGKQALTTRVPFGPFIAVAGWIVFLWGDTLIFWWTNLFV, from the coding sequence ATGTTGTATCTATTGCTTTTTGCCACGGGCGGCGTTATCGGTAGTTTCCTGAATGCTTGTATTTACCGATTACCCCGACGGATCTCCATGGTATTTCCTCCCTCGGCATGTCCTAGATGTAAACACCGATTGGGTGCCTTGGATCTTGTGCCCGTATTAAGCTATCTATGTTTGCGAGGGCGCTGTAGATACTGTCACGGGGCCATTCCCACTAGATATCTGATTGTCGAATTACTGGCGGGAGTGTGGTTACCAGTCTCGTGGTGGATGACTAGAGAAGTCGCCTCTTTTCTGTGGTTTAGCGTCAATGGTCTTCTATTGCTATTAGCAGGGATCATTGACAAAGAGACGGGGCTGATTCCCAACAAAGTAACCTATGGGGGGGCAGCCTTTGGGTTGGCCTATTACGGGCTTAAGCAGCTTGACATGCTACCCCCTGCCCTTTTAGGGGGGCTTGTTGGGTTTGGTACAATCCTGTTTATTCGCCTCATCTACCCAAAGTCCATTGGTATGGGTGATGCTAAACTATTAGGGTATATAGGTATCATCACGGGACCGGGCCAAGCCCTCCTAGTACTATTCCTAGCTGCCGTATTCGGTCTCATAAGCAACATACACTTATTTGTCCGGAGGGGAAAGCAGGCACTAACAACCCGTGTACCCTTTGGCCCGTTTATCGCGGTGGCAGGATGGATTGTCTTCCTCTGGGGAGATACACTGATCTTCTGGTGGACCAACTTGTTTGTGTGA
- the pilO gene encoding type 4a pilus biogenesis protein PilO, giving the protein MRGRVGLQKTDSYVPFVGRNGWIIALILCIGLLSLGAVKAVSQRRELRDLELRVKQEEQFLAVKMTVGRQVGELKEEVKELEAKVADLAVMFPKDEEVPALLSWLKYWLKNSDAVLTDVRHSNLERLNYYTRTQITLDYTSDFETAVRIAHDLFTLFPSVRVTSGYLGVYDNPGEVKTRLNVYLYSIPNKDLDWRFPAEKPLELYMRDIFAPDEQLALKLSLGKVEERLVDGKIRLVGVIMDENKKYALVDVNGKTQLITKGQDFHDLIVQMIGPDYVALGLSEKGPFVFIRGNSTK; this is encoded by the coding sequence TTGAGAGGTCGGGTTGGGTTACAAAAGACAGATTCGTATGTACCATTCGTAGGACGCAATGGGTGGATAATTGCCCTCATATTGTGCATTGGACTCTTGTCTCTCGGAGCTGTTAAGGCAGTCTCCCAAAGGAGGGAGTTGCGGGATCTAGAGTTAAGGGTCAAACAAGAGGAGCAGTTTTTGGCGGTTAAGATGACGGTTGGACGACAGGTTGGAGAACTAAAAGAAGAGGTGAAGGAATTAGAAGCCAAGGTAGCTGATTTAGCAGTCATGTTTCCAAAGGATGAGGAGGTCCCTGCTTTACTCAGCTGGCTGAAGTACTGGCTCAAAAATAGTGATGCTGTCCTTACTGATGTCCGTCATAGTAATCTGGAGCGCCTGAACTATTATACACGAACCCAGATTACCCTAGACTATACATCGGATTTTGAGACAGCGGTGAGGATAGCTCACGATCTATTTACATTATTTCCAAGTGTGCGAGTTACATCCGGATATCTTGGGGTGTATGACAATCCCGGTGAAGTAAAAACCAGGCTTAATGTTTATCTTTATTCAATTCCAAACAAGGATTTAGATTGGCGCTTTCCAGCGGAGAAGCCATTGGAACTGTATATGCGAGATATCTTTGCGCCGGATGAACAGCTTGCACTAAAGCTATCTTTAGGAAAGGTTGAAGAACGGTTAGTAGATGGAAAAATCCGGCTTGTGGGAGTCATTATGGACGAAAACAAGAAATATGCTTTAGTAGACGTGAATGGGAAGACCCAGCTTATTACCAAGGGACAGGATTTCCATGACCTAATAGTTCAGATGATCGGCCCAGATTACGTTGCATTGGGTCTATCTGAAAAAGGCCCCTTTGTCTTTATTCGAGGCAACAGTACTAAGTGA
- a CDS encoding PilN domain-containing protein, with protein MTFSNNLLPDYERVSRRPKVNWIKILVFVSLPLVIWMGAYNLLIGKNIGTMKSRLDTAMSQSRQLDSSNQELSSLRDQREELQNTIATLSGLLSSEQTIDPTEMEHILHQVSQVRPVGIWIQNVSFVPERLLIEGISSNFESAMSFGQSLGAAFTGFQVNLKEIEEYTVGGQTFYQFRYDLGYGG; from the coding sequence ATGACGTTTTCGAATAATTTGCTTCCAGACTATGAACGAGTCTCCCGTCGACCAAAGGTTAACTGGATCAAGATCCTTGTTTTTGTTTCCCTTCCCTTAGTCATATGGATGGGGGCATATAATCTATTAATTGGTAAGAACATCGGGACCATGAAATCAAGGCTAGATACGGCTATGAGTCAGTCCCGTCAGTTAGATTCAAGCAATCAGGAACTAAGCAGCTTGCGTGACCAACGGGAAGAACTACAAAATACGATAGCCACTCTAAGTGGGCTATTATCTAGTGAACAAACCATAGATCCTACAGAAATGGAACACATACTTCATCAGGTATCGCAGGTGAGACCTGTGGGTATCTGGATTCAAAACGTATCGTTTGTCCCAGAACGATTACTTATTGAAGGTATATCCTCTAATTTTGAAAGTGCCATGTCCTTTGGGCAAAGTCTAGGTGCAGCATTTACAGGTTTCCAGGTGAATTTGAAGGAAATAGAGGAGTATACTGTGGGCGGGCAGACTTTTTACCAGTTCCGATACGATTTGGGATATGGAGGTTAA
- the pilM gene encoding pilus assembly protein PilM, translated as MLRTAVGLDIGHSYLKLVQLQKKRRGPIEVVCCDVQSTPPGCLEAGVVVDPQTLEGAIAELFEKNRAKRDCVCIAISGAGLDLRQLELPVMVRNELKQAIAWELKELIIYESTPLEDIFFDFHLLTKGKSGELARILVVSASKSQIYGYIDVCKGAGLSLEIIDMGLLSLPHIFPRTTPLCHIILGARSIQILIRNANGHRLGRLIPVGCENLVDALAKDEGLSQEQARHTLSNDGLDYQGVYGEEMKKTTSQMVTGIMQSLEYERIQQRLNSIGDVAEEVFICGGGALFPHMAALLEDALHLPVRILDPYAELSIDKPVLVEEWGPMLVPAFALAYRGLKER; from the coding sequence ATGCTGCGAACAGCAGTGGGTTTGGATATCGGTCATTCATATCTGAAACTAGTCCAATTGCAGAAAAAACGGCGTGGACCGATAGAGGTAGTTTGCTGTGATGTGCAATCGACACCCCCAGGTTGCCTGGAAGCCGGTGTGGTTGTTGATCCACAGACTTTGGAAGGAGCGATTGCGGAGCTTTTTGAGAAAAACAGGGCAAAGCGGGACTGTGTGTGCATAGCCATAAGTGGTGCCGGGCTGGATCTACGCCAACTCGAGTTACCGGTAATGGTCAGAAATGAGTTGAAGCAGGCGATCGCTTGGGAATTAAAGGAGTTAATTATCTATGAGAGCACTCCCCTTGAAGATATCTTCTTCGATTTTCATCTCCTTACCAAGGGCAAATCAGGGGAGCTGGCCAGAATACTAGTGGTATCTGCAAGTAAATCACAGATTTATGGGTATATCGATGTATGTAAGGGTGCTGGTCTATCATTGGAAATCATCGATATGGGTTTGCTATCCCTACCCCACATATTCCCAAGGACTACCCCTTTGTGCCATATTATTTTGGGTGCGCGGTCCATCCAGATCTTAATTCGCAATGCCAATGGGCATCGATTAGGGCGCCTAATCCCTGTAGGTTGTGAGAACCTAGTTGACGCTCTAGCAAAGGATGAGGGTCTTTCCCAGGAGCAAGCCAGGCATACGTTATCCAATGACGGATTGGATTATCAAGGGGTTTATGGCGAGGAAATGAAAAAAACGACCTCCCAAATGGTTACCGGTATTATGCAAAGTCTGGAATATGAACGTATTCAACAAAGACTTAATTCCATCGGTGATGTGGCGGAGGAAGTTTTCATTTGTGGCGGAGGGGCCCTCTTTCCTCACATGGCAGCTCTATTAGAGGATGCACTACATCTGCCAGTAAGAATCCTTGATCCCTATGCTGAGCTTTCCATAGATAAACCAGTTCTAGTTGAAGAGTGGGGCCCGATGCTAGTACCTGCCTTTGCATTGGCCTATCGGGGGTTGAAGGAAAGATGA
- a CDS encoding type II secretion system F family protein: MPRSFNYKVRNIHGQISIGTIEAEDRITAAKSLKTEGNYIIELKEEPIKKSFLHRELGGPRRLKIKALSLFCRQFAVLVRTGVPMVNTLDLLASQSMEKELKETLTRARRAVSGGSSLADAFRDERIFPPIFVNMIETGEVAGTLDEVLENMSRYFESQNKMRNQLQQALMYPTVVSIFAVVMIFIVLFVVLPRFASIYAGFGVSLPALTQFILDLRDWLMRWWFALLAGLAGLVLAIRQYSRTPKGKLKLHGWLLRVPIIGSMLSRMIFSRFCRTLGLMINSGVPMVSSLEASLKVIENEAVAQDVRRAKQGVERGQGIAIPLRQATTFPPLLKQMIEIGEESGSLGEVLGHVAEFYEEELEHMATNISAMIEPIMLAVMAVVVAIIAMSIVLPMFQITSAIS, translated from the coding sequence ATGCCTAGGTCCTTTAACTATAAAGTACGCAACATCCATGGTCAGATCTCCATTGGTACTATCGAGGCTGAAGATCGCATTACGGCGGCCAAATCCCTTAAAACAGAGGGAAACTACATAATAGAATTGAAAGAAGAGCCGATAAAAAAATCCTTTCTGCACAGGGAATTGGGTGGACCTAGAAGGCTAAAGATAAAGGCCTTGTCCTTGTTTTGTCGACAGTTTGCCGTTTTGGTTAGGACAGGGGTACCCATGGTGAACACCTTAGATCTTCTTGCTAGTCAGTCCATGGAAAAGGAACTTAAAGAGACCTTAACCCGGGCCCGGCGGGCGGTAAGTGGTGGCTCGAGTTTGGCTGATGCCTTTCGTGATGAGCGGATTTTTCCTCCGATTTTCGTGAATATGATCGAAACCGGGGAGGTGGCAGGGACTTTAGATGAAGTACTAGAAAACATGTCCCGATATTTTGAAAGCCAGAACAAAATGCGCAACCAGCTTCAGCAGGCATTGATGTATCCCACAGTGGTCTCTATTTTTGCAGTGGTGATGATCTTTATTGTGCTTTTTGTGGTTCTACCAAGGTTTGCCTCGATTTATGCCGGGTTCGGAGTTTCCTTACCGGCATTGACCCAATTTATCCTGGATCTGCGGGATTGGCTGATGAGGTGGTGGTTCGCTCTCCTAGCTGGTTTGGCCGGCTTAGTGCTTGCAATCAGACAGTACTCCAGAACTCCCAAGGGCAAGCTAAAGCTACACGGTTGGCTTTTGCGGGTCCCTATTATCGGGTCTATGCTGTCCCGGATGATTTTCAGTCGTTTTTGTAGGACCCTTGGACTAATGATTAACAGTGGTGTTCCAATGGTTAGTTCCCTAGAAGCGAGCCTTAAGGTAATCGAGAATGAGGCAGTTGCCCAAGATGTGAGAAGGGCTAAGCAAGGAGTAGAAAGGGGACAGGGCATTGCGATTCCCTTGCGCCAGGCTACCACTTTTCCCCCCCTGCTGAAACAAATGATCGAGATAGGTGAGGAGAGTGGCTCCCTTGGTGAGGTTTTAGGACATGTTGCCGAGTTTTACGAAGAGGAGTTAGAGCATATGGCCACCAATATCTCGGCCATGATTGAACCGATTATGTTGGCAGTGATGGCGGTGGTGGTAGCGATTATCGCGATGTCCATTGTCTTACCCATGTTTCAGATTACATCAGCAATCTCCTAG
- a CDS encoding type IV pilus twitching motility protein PilT produces the protein MINRLLYKAVQAGASDLHLTVGLPPCIRVNGRLHTMNDEPIMAACHTLAIAEQVLTKEQKERFENKGEMDLSYGIPELGRFRVNVYRQRNSVAIAIRVIPPQVIPLDQLGLPSVVRELCSKKDGLILVTGPAGSGKSTTLAAMIDEINHQRRGVVLTLEDPIEFLHTHGRCVINQREVGSDTRSFADGLRSALRSDPDVILVGEMRDAETMAIAVQAAETGHLVLSTLHTRSSVQTIDRIVDAFPPHGQQQIRVQLASSIEAVISQRLLPRRDGQGRVLATEVMIGTPAVRNLIREGKTHQLEGIIETSARFGMHTMRSDLKNLLDRGVIAPEEIIELGERLDA, from the coding sequence ATGATCAACAGATTACTATATAAAGCTGTCCAAGCTGGTGCTTCGGACCTACATTTGACTGTAGGGTTGCCCCCTTGTATACGGGTTAATGGAAGATTACATACGATGAATGATGAACCAATCATGGCAGCCTGTCATACGTTGGCAATTGCCGAGCAGGTTCTTACCAAGGAGCAGAAAGAACGCTTTGAAAATAAAGGGGAGATGGACCTCTCCTACGGGATCCCTGAGTTGGGTCGTTTTCGCGTTAACGTCTATCGACAACGGAATTCAGTGGCCATAGCGATCCGGGTGATTCCTCCTCAGGTAATTCCCTTGGACCAGCTCGGGCTGCCCAGTGTGGTTAGGGAACTATGTAGCAAAAAGGATGGCTTGATTCTGGTGACTGGTCCCGCGGGTAGCGGTAAATCCACTACTTTAGCGGCAATGATCGATGAAATTAATCACCAACGACGGGGTGTGGTCTTGACCTTAGAAGACCCTATCGAGTTCTTACATACCCATGGTAGGTGTGTGATTAACCAACGGGAGGTGGGTAGCGATACTCGTTCCTTTGCGGATGGACTTCGTTCCGCCCTCCGCAGTGATCCTGACGTAATTTTAGTCGGGGAGATGCGGGATGCTGAGACCATGGCCATTGCTGTGCAAGCGGCCGAAACAGGTCATTTGGTGCTCTCAACCCTACATACCCGCAGTAGTGTTCAAACCATCGATCGAATTGTCGATGCCTTTCCGCCCCATGGACAGCAGCAGATTCGGGTGCAACTGGCATCATCAATAGAAGCAGTTATTTCTCAACGACTCTTACCCCGTAGGGACGGACAAGGACGAGTGTTAGCCACAGAGGTTATGATTGGAACCCCAGCGGTCAGGAATCTAATTAGGGAGGGAAAGACCCATCAGTTAGAAGGAATCATTGAGACAAGTGCTCGTTTCGGCATGCATACTATGCGTAGTGATCTCAAAAATCTGTTGGATCGTGGAGTGATTGCTCCTGAAGAGATCATTGAGTTAGGTGAGCGACTCGATGCCTAG
- the tadA gene encoding Flp pilus assembly complex ATPase component TadA: MRSSQRLGDLLLEQKLVTKDQLKQALQKQRDSGKRLGEALVELGCLAEEQLALELSRQSGLPIANLHEEPLDPSLLSLLPEQFIKRYKVLPIKIEGRSLYLAMADPFDVQVLDDVRRLTGLEVKPRLSTPSDIISVYQRRIDLQCSADQVIGELCEDEGGDLLLAEDMSDGEVGDVPGVKMVNLIIYQAASSNASDVHLQPEESEVVVRFRIDGVLHNVMTIPKRLHPDLVSRLKVMANLDITNRRRPQDGRLRAVIEGRKIDIRLSTLPTVNGEKVVLRLPNRNLAAVALEQIGFLEESTHKINQMLRQSQGLILVTGPTGSGKTTTLYSFIRRLNVPDVNIVTVEDPVEHRMAGISQVQVQRRGGIVFAEGLRAVLRQDPDIVMVGEIRDGETASVAVRASLTGHLVLSTLHTNDAAQTVVRLLDLGIEPYLLSATLIGVVSQRLVRKLCNRCKKRVEQLEPAEKLFLGVDAASVYRAVGCPACNGTGFSGRIPLEEVLIMTKEIRQQIKSGLDEAVVWELAKAQGMKTIKENAIERILKGDTTVLEAARAIYSLDSELEFAEEI; encoded by the coding sequence ATGCGGTCTTCACAAAGATTAGGTGACTTACTGCTTGAGCAAAAACTAGTGACTAAGGACCAGCTCAAACAGGCTCTTCAAAAACAACGAGATAGCGGTAAACGATTGGGAGAGGCCTTAGTGGAACTCGGCTGCCTTGCGGAAGAACAGCTTGCCTTAGAATTATCTCGGCAAAGCGGTTTGCCCATAGCAAATTTACATGAAGAACCCCTTGATCCTAGCTTGTTGTCCCTGTTGCCAGAGCAGTTTATCAAAAGGTATAAGGTGCTACCAATTAAGATAGAAGGTCGTTCGTTGTACTTAGCGATGGCGGATCCCTTTGATGTACAAGTTTTAGATGATGTTAGAAGGCTTACCGGTTTAGAGGTAAAACCCCGACTGAGTACCCCCTCAGATATTATTTCCGTCTATCAACGTCGCATAGATCTACAATGCTCTGCGGATCAAGTCATTGGGGAACTATGCGAAGATGAGGGTGGTGACCTATTATTGGCCGAGGATATGTCCGATGGGGAAGTGGGCGATGTTCCCGGTGTCAAAATGGTCAACCTAATTATCTACCAAGCGGCAAGTAGCAATGCTAGTGATGTCCATCTCCAACCGGAGGAGTCGGAAGTAGTGGTTCGTTTCCGTATTGATGGTGTGCTACACAATGTGATGACCATACCCAAACGACTACATCCGGATCTTGTCTCTAGACTTAAGGTCATGGCCAATTTAGATATTACAAACAGGCGGCGTCCCCAGGACGGGAGACTGCGGGCGGTTATTGAGGGTAGGAAAATCGATATTCGTTTATCTACCTTGCCTACGGTAAATGGGGAAAAGGTAGTACTACGTTTGCCGAATCGTAATCTTGCTGCAGTTGCACTGGAGCAAATTGGCTTTCTGGAGGAGTCCACCCACAAGATTAATCAAATGTTGCGTCAATCCCAGGGACTAATTCTAGTTACCGGGCCTACAGGAAGCGGGAAGACGACAACTTTATATTCCTTTATTCGCCGCTTGAATGTACCGGATGTAAATATTGTTACGGTAGAGGATCCTGTTGAACATCGGATGGCAGGAATCTCCCAGGTACAGGTACAAAGAAGGGGTGGTATTGTTTTTGCCGAAGGGTTAAGAGCTGTGCTAAGACAAGATCCGGATATTGTGATGGTAGGAGAGATTCGTGATGGGGAAACCGCCAGTGTCGCGGTCCGGGCATCGTTAACCGGCCACTTAGTCTTATCTACGTTACATACAAACGATGCAGCCCAAACTGTTGTACGTCTTCTTGACCTGGGTATAGAACCATATCTTCTTTCTGCTACCTTAATCGGCGTAGTATCGCAGCGGTTGGTGCGCAAGCTTTGTAATCGATGTAAGAAGAGGGTTGAACAATTAGAACCGGCAGAAAAGCTCTTCCTTGGTGTTGACGCTGCTTCTGTGTATCGTGCTGTGGGCTGTCCCGCCTGTAATGGTACGGGGTTTTCTGGTCGAATACCCCTGGAGGAAGTCTTAATCATGACCAAAGAGATCCGTCAACAGATCAAAAGTGGTCTAGATGAAGCAGTGGTGTGGGAATTGGCGAAGGCCCAGGGCATGAAGACCATCAAGGAAAATGCCATAGAACGAATACTAAAGGGAGATACCACTGTCTTGGAGGCTGCCCGTGCCATCTATTCCTTAGATAGTGAGCTTGAGTTTGCGGAGGAAATCTAA
- the eda gene encoding bifunctional 4-hydroxy-2-oxoglutarate aldolase/2-dehydro-3-deoxy-phosphogluconate aldolase, whose amino-acid sequence MNRFAQMNQILESGVIAVMRGMCVERVSQVAHALTTAGVKVLEITADSPGILHMVEQLRNSNDSGAVIGVGTVLDAQTARNAIMAGADFIFTPTLDLEVIEVANTYDKLVIPGVMTPTEMLAAYKAGALIVKVFPADTLGPEYIKSVKGPLPQIPMVPTGGITLENASEFIKAGAAAVGVGGSLLDKKAIESGNYQVITERAQQFIEVITQARTGG is encoded by the coding sequence ATGAATAGATTTGCGCAGATGAACCAAATACTAGAAAGTGGAGTTATAGCTGTTATGCGTGGGATGTGTGTAGAACGGGTTTCCCAAGTAGCCCATGCACTAACAACAGCCGGAGTGAAGGTATTAGAGATTACGGCAGATAGTCCGGGTATTTTGCACATGGTTGAACAATTGCGGAACAGTAACGATAGTGGAGCTGTAATCGGCGTTGGCACAGTGCTTGATGCCCAGACAGCTCGGAATGCCATTATGGCTGGTGCGGATTTTATATTTACTCCTACATTGGATCTAGAAGTGATCGAGGTAGCAAATACCTATGATAAGTTGGTGATTCCGGGGGTTATGACACCTACGGAGATGCTTGCAGCCTACAAAGCTGGTGCACTGATTGTAAAGGTATTTCCAGCTGATACTCTAGGACCCGAGTATATTAAATCTGTAAAAGGGCCGCTGCCTCAGATACCAATGGTACCCACTGGCGGGATTACCTTAGAGAATGCATCAGAGTTTATCAAAGCCGGCGCAGCGGCGGTAGGAGTAGGCGGTTCGTTATTAGATAAGAAGGCAATAGAATCAGGCAATTACCAAGTGATTACCGAACGGGCTCAGCAGTTTATTGAAGTAATTACTCAAGCGAGAACCGGTGGATAG